tatatatatatatatatatatataaaagaattggttaagtttttctttaaaattaaaaaattaaaggattgtcatttcaataaaatataagagatagataTTTGTCTGTATTAAAAATAGAAGGAAAGACTGGTCTTATTTTAGCATGAACTCATGTAAAGTAAGTGCTTTTTAAATTGCCTTTATAGCTTTACtacaaataatttgtattattatttttaatttattttcttcaaaaacatattaaaatttgtttaaacgAAAGATATTGgtactaataaattattataaataacgaagtaaaaacatttaatttaatatgtacgtaataaaaatataaaagaacaaCAACACATcttattattctatattttattttggcaCTGAAATATAACAATCATCTGATAACTGCTTTATGTTATTAAGTGAGAATTGacatattattaataaacaaGTTCTACTCCTTTATCATCAATATGAATAATAATGTATGCTAAAAGTTTGTCATTTACATATGATTCAGTTATTTTTACCATATTATTTAGGTTTTGTGGGgtctttgtttgttttttcttttcccttcttTTTCGTTTAGGGTTAGATATATAGTATAGGGAAGGAGCAACATGGCCTGCTGGTGCTGTCACATGAAATCATGCGTGTGCACCCCACTATCACAACccatgttattattattattaccaaaattattatcaaatttattataattatattggCCTATCCATATTTCTAGCAAGACAATCACTCAAGTGGTTTAAGAATAAGTGGTTGAAGATGGTTCACAATAGGCAGACGATCTTTTAAGTTGTTGACGAGAAATTACCACATCAACAACTCAAGAATCGTCTGTATGTAGTGGACTGTCTTCAGCTGCTTATCCTTAGACCGTCTTACCAATTGTCTAGTTAGGAAATGTTAATAGACCATAcattacaataattattattaataaataataatattgtggATCGTGATTGAACATGACAAGAAGGGTGAGATTTGAACAAATATATAGGTACCcatttaatttttgatttatcAAATCAATCCATATCtctatgctcacatcaataaaaataGCACAAACATCACAATACCTTGTACGAAGCAAAAACACCATTTTACACGTTCAAATGAAGAAGAGAAGGAGGACACAGAATGATTGAAATTAGACATGAGTACAATGATAGTACTTGAAGGTTTCACTGCAGTTCGACACGTACCATGACATTGTTGAACAAGAATCTCATCAACATCCTCCATTGCGGAATATATCATGCACCAGACCACACACTTTGAGTCTTTATCTCCTTTCACTACGCAAAAGCATTCAATTAAGATATTTCGTTCCCTGGTTTTACTTGCACGTACAATAATATATCAGATTACGtacttcttttatttctttctttctctctttctttttctttctccacTACACAAATATATACACAGTGATAAGAAACTTAGtgcttcaatttattttattatttattttcaaatgggTGTTGTATTGTATCTCCAATTTTCTATTGGAGATAGCATAAAATGTACCTCATCATATCAATAAGAAGTTGTTTGTTATTATGTTATTGCTGTTGTTGATGTTGCTGTTGTGTGTGTGGTCGTGTCAGATATGTCGTAGATTATCCAACCACAATTTCACATACTCTTGCCATGTGTTAAGCAGCAATTTCGGACTTCTGTGAACACGAACTTagtttaatgttatttaattattaatacatGGCTGAGTGCAGTTTAACATCTTCCACTAAACTGGTTTTGATTCCCTAACACAATCATATGGTGCTGCATTGCGCTCTAATCAATTCACCTCCAAACTcaccaatttaattaataatttaatcagCCAGTAGAAAACACAAGGCATGGTAGATATTTTTCAGTCTTGTAGAATTttaaaatgacagaaaaaaacTTAGGTCTCCATAGTGACATTAAAAATGACACACGGAAACTGCTTAATATGAAACCGGctatgttatttaattaatggtaATGCCAAACTTGTAAACAGGCCAATCAGAAAGTAGTAGCACTCTATTCAAGTGGATCACTTCTGcaaagaatgagaaaaaaatcaGCTTTTGAATTTGGATAAAGAAGAGGTTAAAGCTCAAGTTCATTACTTAGAATTTAATAATAGTAACATCAGCTTTAGCCATTAGATGGAAAGCAAAGATATCTGATTACTCAGAAAACTAAAGCCAGCAACAAGAATCTACATATGATTCATTCATACAAATATGAATCTAACAGCGAAAAAATTGAATAACGTATAAAcctattgtcttaagattttggattgaaGATGGTGTCAATCTGTTATATGAGTCAGGTTTCATTGATGTTGTTATTTCTTGAACCTTTGAAAGATCCATCAAATATGTgatcatcttcaagttcttgtATATATACAATAACATATATCTGTGGAGAGAAATGAAggtgttaaattaaaatagattagtAGTTGAAAAGACCTTTGAGTCAAAAGGAGAATGAAATGGAGAAATATGTCTGAAGCATGTTGCATAATCTTTTCATTGAGTTCTCTCCAAACATTGGAGGACACACCTTACTTAATGGCATCATAGCACAGAATTATTAGTGTGTGATATGCTGCGATATGCACCCTGTTGAggctcttttcttttttgttgtttgttttagaCTAGCACTCTCTTTTATgcttctgattttgtttttatctgtCCTCTCTTCCAACATTATCTTGGATGATTCTGCAATCAGCTTGCCAAATTGTTCAAAAATCCAGTGCCTCATTGACCACAATTTCTTGTCCTGAGGAGATAACACTCTCTAAATAGCAGAAAAGGTGTCACAGTGTGATTGGCTGAGAGAATAAAGCCCTTTGCCTAATGTCTAATAGTGGATAAACTTACATAATCAAcatagtttttttattcattatcaTTTTAGCACCAAAATTGATCATTGGTGGAgtccattattattattattattattatgcaaATTGGTTATTGGTGGGCTATACCAAActccttcttttctttcatACCATAAAGATTCCTGACAAATAGGTTGGACATTTATGTTGATGCTACTAGATTGTGTTGGCTTAAGCCTGCTTTGTGGAGTTTCACACATTCATTCAGACTCACCCATGTAGAGACCAGAGTTAACAGGTGTTGTCAATGTTATGTTGGGTGTGCTATAAATTGGTGAAGTGGTAGTGGGGGCTAATGTACCTCTAAGGTAAGACAAAAGGGATAATCAGAAACACCGAGTAAAGATAAGCGAGAGTAACCGAGAAAAGAGTCTAGATTCTTTGCTGAGATTTTTAGTGTAATCGTCTGTTAAACATGAAAAGTACACCAATATTGGTGTATTATTAATCATGCTTATATTATAAAGACACAACAGAAGAACAGTACAGAAAATAAAGACACAGCAGAAGAACAATacagaaaaatcaaagtgagaatccaaataaacaaaaagaggCACTATTGAGAGACCCTCCTTGCCTATCATTTTCAAAGCTAGAATGATTGAAGTAATAATGATTCTTAGTCCCCACTTAAGctttaaaaataagaatgatTTGGAAGGAAAAGGGGCAATGGTACTTGGTAGAAATGTTGAACCAAAGGCACTCTGAAGGGCCACACAAAGCAAGGTTTCTCTAGAGGGAATGAGTGCTCTCTTTGATTGCTGTTGTGAACACTGTGGAATCAGAGAATTAATGAAATTATGAAAGTGACAACCTTGCTTTGTTTTGCAAATTTCTTAGTgagaaaagtttttaaaaatctGAAAAGTGGATACATATGGGTGAAGTAAATCCACCAGAAGATCTCACTTCTCACAACTCTCACTTTTGCTGTATATGCATTGCATATGGATTGTAGAACGGTATACACAACTATCATGCTTCTAGGATTCTCTGCTGTAAAAAGTGACACCCATTTTAATCTCAACCTCACGAAcaatttttcaagtttattCAACCTTCACATTCACTTCCACCAATCACACAAACAAACCATAAAGAAAATTAACTTTGCAGGTAAAAATACAGTAAGGAAAATGTTTTATAACGTAAATTTTAGTCGttaaaaaaaggttaattttgtaattataaaataagagaGAGATTGAAGGACTGTCAAAATTTGTTAGATAAAATGAGAGAGACACATttctataaaataatgaaaaactcCATTTAGTAAATAGAAGAATTAACGAGAACattatttgaatcaatttagttcttttcttccttttaggTGCATAAAAACACAGGAAAAATTCTTGATTGAAATAAATGCTAGTTTCATGTGTccagtttttttattaataaaaaagtagGTCAATTCTTGCAAGATGtatctattttgataatttttattaataataaaaaggtgTGTTGGtagtattttcttatttatcaaAGTTCTgaatcattattaaaaattttcatattaaatgtgatttttcttggaaatttgttaagaaaatttgtaagaaaagattttttcttgctattttttctaagaattttaattggcaggtaatttcttcatagataattattttttacaaaattataaaatttgtaagtattttttacaaaatttattgcgaAGAGTGTTttacacaaaatattttgcaaaaaaaattaacagcaATCTcctgtaaaaaaaatttcataacagaatttataaatattttttaaaaaaattttaaaataaaattaatagaaaatatgaatttttttagtaatcacgtattaaaatttttacaaactaAAAGCTTCGAcagtcttatttttttaattagatttaaagaTGGTATTATTTActgaaatttatataaaatatcaaataactacAAATTGATTAAGTCATCTTGGAAAAACAAAAGTTGTCACAAAAGTAACAATAGAAAACTACTACAACTTGATTTGGGTGAGTCTCTAAGGAAacatttagaaaagaaaaataaaatagaaagggAAAGAAAGTAGGTAAGtgagaaaggaaaagaagaaaaataaatttaaaacaaaagttgtttgattgaaaataaataaaaaaagaaatagggtAGAAATTGactttttgaattaaaaacaaacaataataGAGGAATTCCTAATCAACTGTGTGCAAcagaaaatcaattaaattcaTTAAAGCCTCCATGCactcaaattttttttgtacaatTGCAGTATcgtgttttgaaaaaaaaatcttggacccactaatttttttaagtctACTCTATTAAACtagtaacattattttattttatttttcttcttcttagctCCGAGGcttgactttttttattttttgagaaaACAATGTTTTCTAGTAAATAAACTAGAGGTTTTTGTAACACTTAAAAACCTTCTAAACAACTAACTAAACTAGTCCTGAAAATAAAGGATATGTAATTTATtatgtatacatatacatatattttgaaaCTATATCTTTCACTTTTTGCTTACGTTGGTATTGCaatattgaaagaaaatattatgatcctctttttctttgacctaatttatttattttggaacAATCATCTCTTATGAAAACTATGAGAGGAACCAATTCATTGGTTTGTTTTGAAGTATGAAAATCCCGCGAACTCATGCATTGTACTATTACACTAGTGAGTAGATGTTACAGCGTACTGTGTTTTGTGGCCTTGCAATGCTCAAAGCTTCTCCATCAAACTTACTCATCAAAACCCTGCCACCATATGCATTTTGTACTCTTTCCTCAACCCAAATGAACCCCTCCAAGAAATTAACATTTTcccatattttccaaaaatgCTCCAATCTTAAAGCTCTAAATCCTGGCAAACAAGCCCATGCCCAGATGATTGTAACTGGTTTTGTGCCCAACATCTATGTTGCCAACTgcttaattcaattttattgtaaatgttCCAATATGGGATATGCATTCAATGTGTTTGACAGAATGCCTGAAAGGGACGTGATCTCTTGGAATACTATGATATTTGGATATGCTGGAGTACGGAACATGGGGTTTGCACAGTCTTTGTTTGACACAATGCCTGAAAGAGATGTGGTTTCGTGGAATTCTTTGCTCTCTTGTTATTTACATAATGGTGCTAATCGAAAGTCAATTGAAATATTTGTCAAGATGAGATCACTGAAAATCACATACGACTATGCTTCATTTGCTGTTGTTCTGAAAGCTTGTTTAGGTATTGAAGACTATGGTTTAGGGCTTCAGGTGCACTGCCTTGCAATTCAGATGGGTTTTGTGAATGATGTGGTGACAGGTAGTGCTCTGGTAGATATGTactcaaaatttaagaaattggaTGATGCTTTTAAGGTTTTCCGTGAAATGCCAGTGAGAAATTTGGTGTGCTGGAGTGCTGTAATTGCGGGCCATGTTCAGAATGACCGGTTTATTGAGGGACTAAAACTGTTTAAGGATTTGCTGAAAGTAGGTATGGGGGTGAGTCAATCAACCTATGCTAGTGTATTCAGATCATGTGCGGGTTTATCTGCATTTAAATTGGGTACACAGATGCATGGTCACGCTCTAAAGTCTGACTTTGGATATGACGGTATAGTTGGAACTGCCACATTGGACATGTACGCAAAATGTGGCAGAATGCCTGATGCCTGCAAGGTATTTAACTTGTTGCCTAATCCTCCTCGGCAATCTTATAATGCCATTATTGTTGGATATGCTCGGAAAGAACAAGGTTTTAAGGCTTTAGAGATTTTTCAGTTTTTACAGAGGACTAACCTTGGCTTTGACGACATTAGTTTGTCTGGTGCTTTGACTGCTTGTTCAGTGATCAAAGGCCATGTGGAGGGAATCCAGCTACATGGATTAGCTGTAAAATGCGGTTTAGAGTTTAATATTTGTGTTGCGAATACAATTTTAGACATGTATGGCAAGTGTGGAGCTCTGAGGGAAGCTTGTTTAATATTTGACGAGATGGAGAGAAGGGATGCTGTGTCTTGGAATGCAATCATTGCAGCTCATGagcaaaataaagaaatagagaAAACACTTTCACTCTTTGTTTCAATGCAGCGATCAGCAATGGAACCTGATGATTTTACTTACGGTAGTGTTGTAAAGGCATGTGCTGGTCAGCAAGCTTTAAACAATGGTATGGAGATCCATGGAAGAATCATTAAGTCTGGTATGGGGTTAGACTGTTTTGTTGGCAGTGCTCTTGTTGATATGTATAGCAAGTGTGGAATGCTAATGGAGGCAGAAAAGATCCACGACAGACTGGAAGAGCAGACAACTGTTTCCTGGAATTCGATCATCTCAGGATTCTCATCACAAAAGCAAAGTGAAAATGCTCAGATATATTTTTCTCAGATGCTGGAAATGGGTGTAATACCTGACAACTTTACATATGCTACAGTTCTTGATATCTGTGCTAATATGGCCACCGTAGAACTTGGAAAACAGATTCATGCTCAAATTTTAAAGTTACAGTTGCATTCAGATGTGTATATTGCCAGCACACTTGTAGATATGTATTCAAAGTGTGGAAATATGCGGGATTCCAGGCTAATGTTTGAGAAGGCACCAAAGCGGGATTATGTCACTTGGAGTGCCATGATTTGTGCATATGCATACCATGGTCTTGGAGAAGAAGCCATTAAATTATTCGAGGAGATGCAGCTTTTGAATGTGAAACCAAATCATACAGTTTTTATTTCAGTCCTCAGAGCTTGTGCACATATGGGTTATGTGGACAGAGGGCTACACTACTTTCAGGAAATGCTGAGTCACTATGGTTTAGATCCCCATATGGAGCATTATTCATGTATGGTAGATCTATTAGGGAGGTCAGGCCAAGTAAATGAGGCTTTAAAGCTTATTGAAAGCATGCCTTTTGAGGCTGATGATGTAATATGGAGAACTTTGCTCAGTAATTGCAAGATGCAAGGGAATATGGAAGTTGCAGAAAAAGCAGCCAATTATTTATTGCAGTTAGACCCTCAAGATTCTTCAGCGTATGTTCTTTTATCTAATGTATATGCTAACGCAGGGATGTGGGGTGAGGTTGCAAAAATAAGAAGTGTAATGAAGAACTGTAAGTTAAAGAAGGAGCCAGGCTGTAGCTGGATTGAAATAAGAGATGAGGTACACACATTTCTTGTTGGAGACAACGCACATCCAAGATCTGAAGAGATATATGAACAAATTCATTTGCTTGTGGACGAGATGAAGTGGGCTGGGTATGTTCCGGACATTGATTTCTTACTTGATGAGGAGGTGGAAGAACAGGGTCCTTATGAAGGGCGCAAAGCTACCATTGGTAGTACGGGATAATAATGTAGGAAATATTTCAAATGATGTTTACAATGGCTTACAGGGGCCTCTTAAAGAACATCAAGAGTTTGGTGGGTTTTTCCAGCAATCTGACCACATCAAACATATATTcgtcattcattcattcatattCGTTGAGACAAGTACACAGTTGAATTCGATATGGAGGAGAGGTTCTCAGCCTGTGATTATCTATATCTAAAGAAATCACATAAAATTAGAGTCCTCAGATGTTCTTCACTTCATTAATAAACCAGATACACATTCTCAAACCATTGGATCATTATGAACAGATTCATGCAACCATCGAATGAGTACGAGACTGGTGGGAAGATGTAACACGGTACTCTCTGAAGTCTATTCCTATATATTAACAATGCATTTAGTTTAACTAGGCGCTACTTTAACCAGTTCAAATACTTAAACCGGTTCTCCTCTGGATTTGTATCTGCATATGCTTGTATAATCAAAGTGAAACTTCACTAGGGTGGGTAAAACTTTTGCCATTTACGTCGAGTATTATTGACATGCATGCAGCAAGTCCCCAACTAGAACGTGGATCTCATAAGctcataaacaaaaaacaaattaaaagatcGTTCTTTTAACTATAAAGTACCTATCCAGATGAAGCACCAGAGTTGCTAATAGCAAATCACAATTTCTCGTCGCCAGATCACAAATTAGAACCACTTGTTTTACTTTTAATGCTTTTCACGCGTTGAGACAATAAAGTGAATACATTTTCTAACAAGAATTCATATATTGATGAGTCACATTATAGATACTAATATCTTCTTCAGCTAGACTCAACTTAATCAACAACTCTTAACAAATCCCACTAGCCAAAAAGGATAAGATCGCACcagaagttgtttaagaaaaatgGTCCATCATATGCTTATTACCAAGTATAATCTCAAAACTAGTTATAAGAGACCGGATCATATCTACCACAATCATTTTCTCCCTTACTACAAAACTTGATTTCTACACAATAACTTGCACTAAAACCTACAGTGTCAATGGCCTTGTAAGTTGTAACCTATACTGACCTTTGCGGGATATTTAAGGTTAGGGTTCCATTCCTCCACACCTCAATATTCCCTCCTAGATCCCAAAAGCAAGGGAAAAAAAATCTGACTATTCCTTCATTAATTGACATCAACATTCAGATAAGTCACGGCGGAAAACAGTAAGACAAGTACTGATAACATGAATAAATGCTTAAAATTAAGAACTCCTGCATCTATTCTCCTCACAGAATCAGCATCTGGCATAGAATCtgcaaacttttcttctttaccATCATCTGTGGATGAATTTTTCCAAGACCTGTCCTCCTGGATAAGGAAAATAGGAGCAACGATTACAACTTTGATCTGTTGACATTATTCTTCTATGtgctttaatttattttaaatgtttatatcCTCTTTTATCCAAGTCCTCATATCTGTGAACTTGTTATAAACTTCAGAAAGTGGCTTGACAACAATGATAAAATGCTAAATTTACTCTTTTAATGTATATCAAATAAGATAATATAGCTCCttacaaaataagttaaatatggtaagtagaaaaaatagaaagtagAAGTGAACTAATCAGCATATCTAGTAACATTTCAGTGTCAAGTCTTT
This region of Vigna unguiculata cultivar IT97K-499-35 chromosome 5, ASM411807v1, whole genome shotgun sequence genomic DNA includes:
- the LOC114185319 gene encoding pentatricopeptide repeat-containing protein At3g02330, mitochondrial; the encoded protein is MLQRTVFCGLAMLKASPSNLLIKTLPPYAFCTLSSTQMNPSKKLTFSHIFQKCSNLKALNPGKQAHAQMIVTGFVPNIYVANCLIQFYCKCSNMGYAFNVFDRMPERDVISWNTMIFGYAGVRNMGFAQSLFDTMPERDVVSWNSLLSCYLHNGANRKSIEIFVKMRSLKITYDYASFAVVLKACLGIEDYGLGLQVHCLAIQMGFVNDVVTGSALVDMYSKFKKLDDAFKVFREMPVRNLVCWSAVIAGHVQNDRFIEGLKLFKDLLKVGMGVSQSTYASVFRSCAGLSAFKLGTQMHGHALKSDFGYDGIVGTATLDMYAKCGRMPDACKVFNLLPNPPRQSYNAIIVGYARKEQGFKALEIFQFLQRTNLGFDDISLSGALTACSVIKGHVEGIQLHGLAVKCGLEFNICVANTILDMYGKCGALREACLIFDEMERRDAVSWNAIIAAHEQNKEIEKTLSLFVSMQRSAMEPDDFTYGSVVKACAGQQALNNGMEIHGRIIKSGMGLDCFVGSALVDMYSKCGMLMEAEKIHDRLEEQTTVSWNSIISGFSSQKQSENAQIYFSQMLEMGVIPDNFTYATVLDICANMATVELGKQIHAQILKLQLHSDVYIASTLVDMYSKCGNMRDSRLMFEKAPKRDYVTWSAMICAYAYHGLGEEAIKLFEEMQLLNVKPNHTVFISVLRACAHMGYVDRGLHYFQEMLSHYGLDPHMEHYSCMVDLLGRSGQVNEALKLIESMPFEADDVIWRTLLSNCKMQGNMEVAEKAANYLLQLDPQDSSAYVLLSNVYANAGMWGEVAKIRSVMKNCKLKKEPGCSWIEIRDEVHTFLVGDNAHPRSEEIYEQIHLLVDEMKWAGYVPDIDFLLDEEVEEQGPYEGRKATIGSTG